One Rhizobiales bacterium GAS188 DNA window includes the following coding sequences:
- a CDS encoding glucose-1-phosphate adenylyltransferase: MTGLPSPAAPVSRSAMAYILAGGRGSRLMELTDKRAKPAVFFGCKSRIIDFAISNALNSGIRRIAVATQYKAHSLIRHLQRGWNFLRPERNESFDILPASQRVNDSLWYAGTADAVYQNIDIIRSHGPQYVVILAGDHIYKMDYELMLQQHVQSGADVTVGCIEVPRLEGSAFGVMAIDETDRIVSFLEKPEDPPGMPDNPDMALASMGIYVFETSFLFDQLRWDAAHQGSSRDFGKDIIPHLVRQGNAVAHRFTRSCVRENSHAEAYWRDVGTVDAYWQANIDLTEAAPSLDLYDRNWPIWTFAEVTPPAKFIGDGNGNHGTAMNSLVAGGCIVSGGQVRRSLLFTGVRLDHRAEVDNSVILPHAKIGREARLRNSVVDRGVTIPDRLVVGEDPDADKRRFRRTEKGICLITQPMIDRLTNR; the protein is encoded by the coding sequence ATGACCGGCTTGCCATCCCCCGCAGCGCCGGTCTCCCGGTCGGCAATGGCCTATATCCTGGCAGGGGGGCGCGGCAGCCGCCTCATGGAGCTTACCGACAAACGGGCCAAGCCCGCCGTGTTCTTCGGCTGCAAGTCGCGCATCATCGACTTTGCGATCTCGAACGCGCTGAACTCGGGGATACGCAGGATCGCGGTCGCCACGCAATACAAGGCCCATAGCCTGATTAGGCATCTGCAGCGCGGCTGGAACTTCCTGCGCCCCGAGCGCAATGAGAGCTTCGATATCCTTCCGGCAAGCCAACGGGTGAACGACAGCCTGTGGTATGCCGGCACTGCCGATGCGGTCTACCAGAACATCGATATCATCCGGAGCCATGGCCCCCAATATGTCGTGATCCTGGCCGGCGATCACATCTACAAGATGGATTATGAGCTCATGCTGCAGCAGCATGTGCAGAGCGGAGCCGATGTGACGGTCGGGTGCATCGAAGTGCCGCGCCTGGAAGGCAGCGCCTTTGGCGTGATGGCGATCGACGAGACGGACCGGATCGTCTCATTTCTGGAAAAGCCCGAAGATCCGCCCGGCATGCCCGACAATCCGGACATGGCGCTCGCCAGCATGGGCATCTACGTCTTCGAAACGAGCTTCCTCTTCGATCAGTTGCGCTGGGATGCGGCCCATCAAGGCTCGAGCCGCGATTTCGGCAAGGACATCATTCCCCATCTGGTGCGCCAGGGAAACGCCGTGGCGCATCGCTTCACGCGCTCATGCGTTCGCGAGAACTCGCATGCGGAAGCCTATTGGCGGGATGTCGGAACGGTCGACGCCTATTGGCAGGCCAATATCGATCTGACCGAGGCTGCCCCTTCGCTCGACCTTTACGACCGCAATTGGCCGATCTGGACATTTGCCGAAGTCACGCCGCCCGCCAAATTCATCGGAGACGGAAACGGCAACCACGGCACGGCAATGAACTCGCTGGTGGCCGGCGGCTGCATCGTCTCGGGTGGACAGGTGCGCCGCTCGCTCCTCTTCACGGGGGTACGCCTGGATCATCGTGCCGAGGTCGACAATTCGGTCATCCTGCCGCATGCGAAGATTGGGCGGGAGGCGCGCCTGCGCAATTCGGTAGTGGATCGCGGTGTCACGATACCCGATCGCCTCGTGGTCGGTGAGGACCCGGACGCCGATAAGCGCCGCTTTCGTCGCACCGAGAAAGGCATCTGCCTGATCACGCAACCGATGATCGATCGCCTGACCAATCGCTGA
- a CDS encoding starch synthase has translation MRVLSVTPEIYPLVKTGGLADVAGALPRALAREGIAVHSLIPGYPAVLGALTSVKTVHSFGDLFGGPAKLLDASAADLALFVLDAPHLYGRDGNPYLDTAGQDWPDNAFRFAALARVAADIGQGLLPAFAPDIIHAHDWQAGLTPAYLQVGPGRRPGTVMTVHNLAFQGLFAPEVLGRLGLPAEMMTMEGVEYYGQIGFLKAGLCFADAITTVSPSYAAEICTPENGMGLDGLLRSRASILTGICNGIDTEVWNPRTDAHLAAPFDAESLEAKRINTTALRERFGLAHLPDAPLFGLIARLTSQKGIDLAIAAIPDLVARGAQLALLGSGDPKLEAGLAQAASKNPGRVAVAFGYDEPLAHLMQAGCDALIVPSRFEPCGLTQLAALRYGTLPVVSRVGGLADTVIDANEAAIAAGVATGFQFGPPTADTLLQALHRALALWQIKGVWQRLQRNAMNSDVGWGRSARLYASLFKSVARNPAFAARP, from the coding sequence ATGAGGGTCCTGTCGGTCACGCCCGAGATCTACCCTCTGGTCAAGACGGGAGGACTTGCCGATGTCGCGGGAGCCTTGCCGCGCGCCCTGGCGCGCGAAGGCATCGCGGTCCATTCACTGATCCCGGGATACCCCGCCGTGCTCGGCGCGCTCACTTCCGTCAAAACCGTGCACAGCTTCGGCGACCTCTTCGGCGGACCGGCGAAACTGCTTGACGCCAGCGCCGCGGACCTTGCCCTCTTCGTGCTGGACGCCCCTCATCTCTACGGGCGCGACGGCAATCCCTATCTCGACACCGCGGGGCAGGACTGGCCCGACAACGCCTTCCGCTTCGCTGCGCTTGCCCGAGTAGCGGCCGATATCGGCCAAGGCCTGCTGCCGGCCTTCGCGCCGGATATCATTCACGCCCATGATTGGCAGGCCGGATTGACCCCGGCCTATCTGCAGGTTGGTCCGGGTCGGCGCCCAGGCACCGTCATGACAGTCCATAACCTCGCCTTCCAGGGCCTGTTCGCCCCGGAGGTCCTCGGCCGACTGGGACTGCCGGCCGAAATGATGACGATGGAGGGCGTGGAATATTACGGCCAGATCGGCTTTCTAAAAGCTGGGCTCTGTTTCGCGGACGCAATCACGACCGTTTCGCCGAGCTATGCGGCCGAAATCTGCACCCCCGAAAACGGAATGGGGCTCGACGGGCTGTTGCGGTCGCGCGCATCGATCCTCACGGGGATCTGCAACGGCATCGATACCGAGGTCTGGAATCCGCGCACCGATGCCCATCTCGCTGCGCCATTCGACGCCGAGAGCCTCGAAGCCAAGAGGATCAACACGACCGCGCTGCGGGAGAGGTTCGGCCTCGCCCATCTCCCCGATGCTCCGCTCTTCGGGCTGATCGCCCGCCTCACCAGCCAGAAGGGCATCGACCTCGCGATTGCCGCGATACCCGATCTCGTGGCCCGTGGGGCTCAACTGGCGCTGCTTGGTTCCGGAGATCCCAAGCTCGAGGCGGGGCTCGCACAGGCTGCGTCCAAGAATCCAGGCCGCGTCGCAGTCGCCTTCGGCTATGACGAGCCGCTGGCGCATCTGATGCAGGCCGGCTGCGACGCCCTGATCGTCCCGTCGCGCTTCGAGCCGTGCGGGCTGACACAGCTCGCCGCGCTGCGCTACGGAACTTTGCCCGTGGTCTCCAGGGTGGGCGGCCTCGCAGATACGGTGATCGACGCCAATGAGGCCGCTATAGCCGCCGGAGTGGCGACCGGGTTCCAGTTTGGCCCTCCAACGGCCGACACGCTGCTACAGGCGCTGCATCGCGCGCTCGCCCTCTGGCAAATCAAAGGCGTCTGGCAACGCCTCCAGCGCAATGCCATGAACAGCGATGTCGGTTGGGGTCGCTCGGCGCGCCTCTACGCGTCGCTCTTCAAATCCGTGGCGAGGAACCCCGCTTTCGCGGCGCGCCCGTAA
- a CDS encoding peptide/nickel transport system substrate-binding protein, with protein sequence MKTGILLASALILSATAASAQTLRIGLLDDPDLLDPAPGKSFVGRIVFQSLCDKLVDISTDLKIVPRLALSWDTTEDGKVITFKLRDGVTFQDGEPFNAAAVKYNIERAKTMPESIRKAELASVDNVEVIDPLTVRFNLKKPDSTLLAALTDRSGMMVAPEAAKQAGAKFGLNPVCSGPYKFVERVQQDHITLARNPNYWNAKAFSFDKIVFRTIPDSTARLASLRSGDLDIAERVEPTDVKELEAQKDFKVVGIVSLGYQGLTVNVANGAASKASIGQDKRIRQALSLAIDRQGLMDAVFDGQFVPGSQAVPPVSPFYSAKFPPPARDLDKAKALLKAAGVEHPVVNLRYTTSSRGQKVSEVIQAMAAEAGFDVKLISTEFATQMKVQTDGDFEVSFIGWSGRPDPDGNIYSFYVCGGGLNDSHYCNPDVDKILGDARLTTDVAARKALYEKFDAIALDEMPIIYMYFEKWIWGMTAKLQGYAPYPDGMIRLEGIKFAQ encoded by the coding sequence ATGAAGACGGGAATTCTCCTCGCCAGCGCCTTGATCCTCTCCGCTACCGCCGCCTCCGCGCAAACCTTGCGGATCGGGCTTCTCGACGATCCTGATCTCCTCGATCCTGCGCCAGGCAAGAGCTTCGTCGGGCGCATCGTCTTCCAATCCCTATGCGACAAGCTCGTCGACATCTCGACCGATCTCAAGATCGTGCCCCGCCTTGCCCTGTCCTGGGATACGACCGAGGACGGCAAGGTGATCACCTTCAAGCTGCGCGACGGCGTGACCTTCCAGGATGGCGAGCCCTTCAACGCCGCGGCCGTGAAATACAATATCGAGCGTGCGAAGACGATGCCCGAATCGATCCGCAAGGCGGAGCTTGCCTCGGTCGACAATGTCGAGGTGATCGATCCGCTCACCGTGCGCTTCAATCTGAAGAAGCCCGATTCGACCTTGCTGGCCGCGCTCACCGACCGGTCCGGAATGATGGTCGCGCCCGAAGCCGCCAAGCAGGCTGGCGCGAAATTCGGGCTCAATCCCGTATGTTCGGGCCCCTACAAATTCGTCGAGCGCGTGCAGCAGGACCATATTACGCTGGCGCGCAACCCCAATTACTGGAACGCCAAGGCCTTTTCCTTCGACAAGATCGTGTTCCGCACCATCCCGGATTCGACGGCAAGGCTCGCGAGCCTGCGCTCGGGCGACCTCGACATCGCGGAACGCGTTGAGCCGACCGACGTGAAGGAGCTCGAAGCCCAAAAGGATTTCAAGGTCGTTGGCATCGTCTCGCTCGGATATCAGGGCCTGACGGTCAATGTGGCCAACGGCGCGGCCTCGAAGGCATCGATCGGCCAGGACAAGCGCATTCGCCAAGCGCTGTCGCTGGCGATCGATCGGCAGGGCCTGATGGACGCCGTCTTCGACGGTCAATTCGTTCCCGGGAGTCAGGCCGTTCCGCCCGTCAGCCCTTTCTATTCCGCCAAGTTCCCGCCTCCCGCCCGCGATCTCGACAAGGCGAAGGCCTTGCTGAAAGCAGCCGGCGTCGAGCATCCCGTAGTCAATTTGCGCTATACCACCTCTTCGCGCGGCCAGAAGGTCAGCGAGGTCATCCAGGCCATGGCGGCCGAGGCCGGTTTCGACGTCAAGCTCATCTCGACCGAATTCGCCACGCAGATGAAAGTGCAGACCGACGGAGATTTTGAAGTCTCGTTTATCGGTTGGTCCGGACGCCCCGATCCCGACGGCAATATCTATTCATTCTATGTCTGCGGTGGTGGCCTGAACGACAGCCATTATTGCAACCCAGACGTCGACAAGATCCTGGGCGACGCGCGGCTCACGACCGACGTCGCGGCCCGGAAGGCCCTCTATGAGAAATTCGACGCGATCGCCCTCGACGAAATGCCGATCATCTATATGTATTTCGAGAAATGGATCTGGGGGATGACGGCGAAGCTGCAGGGCTACGCGCCCTATCCGGACGGCATGATACGGCTCGAAGGGATCAAGTTCGCCCAGTAA
- a CDS encoding peptide/nickel transport system permease protein, producing the protein MSGMFPYVARRALTALPTIMIFACFVFLLQKLLPGDPVLAMAGEDRDPATIAALRLQYHLDDPLPLQFLRWASGALAGDLGESLRNHDTVIHLISQKLPVTLELALLSTLFALAIGIPTGILAAAKKGSIWDNLARGVALWGVSIPTFWFGIVLIIIVSVNLHWLPASGYAPISEDPWQNIRTMILPAFVLGNAQAGILMRHTRSSMLEVLRQDYVRTARAKGLSEMRVVMAHAFRNALGPLVTVTAVLLGQLLAGAVLTEQVFSIPGFGKMLVDAVFNRDYAVVQGVALCTGVGFIVLNLLADIAQLLLNPRLRAS; encoded by the coding sequence ATGAGCGGCATGTTCCCTTATGTCGCAAGGCGCGCCCTGACGGCGCTCCCGACGATCATGATCTTCGCCTGCTTCGTGTTCCTGCTGCAGAAGCTTTTGCCAGGCGATCCCGTCCTCGCCATGGCGGGCGAAGATCGCGACCCCGCCACCATCGCGGCGTTGCGGCTGCAATATCACCTGGACGATCCCCTGCCGCTGCAATTCCTGCGCTGGGCGAGCGGCGCGCTCGCGGGCGATCTCGGCGAGTCGCTGCGAAACCACGACACGGTCATCCACCTCATCTCACAGAAGCTGCCCGTGACGCTCGAGCTCGCTTTGTTGTCGACCTTGTTCGCGCTCGCGATCGGTATCCCGACGGGCATATTGGCGGCGGCGAAGAAGGGCTCCATCTGGGACAATCTGGCGCGGGGCGTCGCGCTCTGGGGCGTCTCGATCCCGACCTTCTGGTTCGGGATCGTGCTGATCATCATCGTCTCGGTGAACCTGCATTGGCTGCCGGCCTCCGGCTATGCGCCGATCTCCGAGGACCCCTGGCAGAATATCCGCACCATGATCCTGCCGGCCTTCGTGCTCGGCAATGCGCAAGCCGGCATCCTGATGCGCCATACGCGCTCTTCCATGCTCGAAGTACTGCGCCAAGACTATGTCCGCACGGCGCGCGCCAAGGGGCTTTCCGAGATGCGTGTGGTGATGGCGCATGCCTTCCGCAATGCGCTCGGGCCACTCGTGACGGTAACGGCCGTGCTGCTCGGCCAGTTGCTGGCCGGAGCCGTGCTGACCGAGCAAGTGTTCTCGATACCGGGCTTCGGGAAGATGCTCGTTGATGCCGTGTTCAACCGTGACTACGCCGTCGTTCAGGGCGTGGCGCTCTGCACCGGCGTCGGATTCATCGTCCTCAACCTTCTCGCCGATATCGCCCAGCTTCTTCTCAACCCAAGGCTGAGGGCATCATGA
- a CDS encoding peptide/nickel transport system permease protein translates to MTLVLARQEVIEVEAPKQRGVLAKLMANRSAMLGLAIAAICVACAVLAQWIMPYDPIKPNYALIRKPASALHWLGTDELGRDILSRVILGARTSLSAGLVSAGIAVGLGSFFGVLAGYIGGAVDMVISRIADALLATPFLIVAIVLATFLGPSLVNAMIAIGLAAAPVFTRIARSQVIDIKATDYIESARALGFRDWRIVVHHILPNIAAPLIVQATLTMAQAITAEASLSFLGLGEQPPIPSWGAMLNSAKSYLTQAPGMSLWPGLAIFLTVLGFNLVGDALRDALDPRQE, encoded by the coding sequence ATGACGCTCGTGCTCGCGCGCCAAGAAGTCATCGAGGTCGAGGCGCCGAAACAGCGCGGTGTGCTTGCCAAGCTGATGGCCAATCGATCGGCCATGCTCGGGCTGGCCATCGCAGCCATATGCGTCGCCTGCGCAGTCCTGGCCCAATGGATCATGCCCTATGATCCGATCAAGCCCAATTATGCACTGATCCGCAAGCCCGCATCAGCTTTGCATTGGCTGGGCACCGATGAGCTTGGACGCGATATCCTGTCGCGGGTGATTCTCGGCGCCCGCACCTCGCTCTCCGCCGGGCTGGTCTCGGCCGGCATTGCGGTCGGCCTCGGCTCGTTCTTCGGCGTGCTCGCCGGCTATATCGGCGGGGCCGTCGACATGGTCATCTCGCGCATCGCCGATGCGTTGCTCGCCACTCCCTTCCTGATCGTCGCCATCGTGCTCGCGACCTTCCTCGGGCCGAGCCTCGTCAATGCGATGATCGCGATCGGGCTTGCGGCGGCACCTGTCTTCACCCGCATCGCCCGTTCTCAGGTCATCGACATCAAGGCGACCGACTATATCGAAAGCGCCCGCGCCCTGGGCTTTCGGGATTGGCGCATCGTCGTGCATCATATCCTGCCCAATATCGCCGCTCCTTTGATCGTGCAGGCGACTTTGACGATGGCGCAGGCCATCACGGCCGAAGCCTCGCTCTCCTTTCTCGGCCTCGGCGAACAACCTCCAATCCCGTCCTGGGGGGCGATGCTGAACTCAGCGAAGTCCTATCTCACCCAGGCGCCCGGGATGTCGCTATGGCCGGGCCTCGCGATCTTCCTGACCGTCCTGGGCTTCAACCTGGTCGGCGACGCCTTGCGCGACGCGCTCGATCCACGCCAGGAATAG
- a CDS encoding oxalate/formate antiporter, with product MEVASTMSSPDAARARWVQLGLGLVAMMAISSPQYVWTLFVKPFQATTGAGLPAIQITFSLLIVLQTFFSPAQGWLIERFGPRRLITTGAALSGLGWVLSAWIDSLWGLYATYGLFCGIGTGIVYIGIVGLMVRWFPKARGFATGVVAAGYGFGAILTTFPIDTMLRASGYRYTLVVFGLILGLVGVAASLFLRLPPDEDAPAPSAIVGIPDRRNVRPSDMLRTPLFWLLFVMMTMMSTGGLMVISQFSAFAKDFGVADMVVWGFAALPLALTVDRITNGLTRPFFGWVSDRIGRENTMGLAFLLEAAAIALMLTYRDNAAALVVLSGLVFFGWGEIFSLFPSTLTDSFGTKNATTNYGFLYMAQGIGSILGGPMAALLKEATGSWMPVFALIIAMDVTTALLALFVVKPMRSAMTEAEMALRPVHG from the coding sequence ATGGAAGTGGCTTCGACCATGTCATCGCCCGATGCCGCTCGGGCACGCTGGGTGCAGCTCGGGCTCGGCCTGGTGGCCATGATGGCGATCTCGAGTCCGCAATATGTGTGGACGCTGTTCGTCAAGCCGTTCCAAGCGACTACGGGCGCCGGTTTGCCGGCGATCCAGATCACGTTCTCGCTCCTGATCGTGTTGCAGACCTTTTTCTCGCCGGCCCAAGGATGGCTGATCGAGCGCTTCGGCCCGCGCCGGTTGATCACCACCGGTGCCGCGTTGTCGGGGTTGGGTTGGGTGCTGTCGGCATGGATCGACAGCCTCTGGGGACTCTATGCGACCTACGGCCTGTTCTGTGGCATCGGTACCGGCATTGTCTATATCGGGATCGTCGGCCTGATGGTCCGCTGGTTCCCGAAAGCGCGCGGCTTCGCGACCGGCGTGGTGGCGGCGGGATATGGCTTCGGAGCGATCCTCACCACCTTTCCGATCGATACCATGTTGCGTGCGTCCGGCTACCGCTACACCCTGGTCGTCTTCGGGTTGATTCTCGGCCTTGTCGGGGTGGCTGCATCCTTGTTCCTGCGCCTGCCTCCCGACGAGGACGCGCCTGCCCCTTCGGCCATCGTCGGGATCCCGGATCGGCGCAATGTCCGGCCCAGCGATATGCTGCGCACACCGCTCTTCTGGCTGCTCTTCGTGATGATGACCATGATGTCGACCGGCGGCCTGATGGTGATTTCGCAATTCTCAGCCTTCGCCAAGGATTTCGGCGTTGCCGACATGGTCGTCTGGGGTTTCGCGGCCTTGCCGCTCGCCTTGACGGTCGACCGCATCACCAATGGCCTCACACGGCCGTTCTTCGGTTGGGTATCGGACCGTATCGGCCGCGAGAACACGATGGGCCTTGCGTTCCTTTTGGAAGCGGCGGCGATCGCGTTGATGCTCACTTATCGCGACAATGCCGCGGCGCTGGTGGTGCTCTCGGGTCTCGTCTTCTTCGGCTGGGGGGAAATCTTCTCCTTGTTTCCCTCCACCCTCACCGACAGCTTCGGCACCAAGAATGCCACCACGAATTATGGCTTCCTCTATATGGCGCAGGGCATCGGCTCGATCCTCGGCGGACCGATGGCGGCCCTGCTCAAGGAAGCGACGGGCAGCTGGATGCCGGTCTTCGCGCTCATTATCGCCATGGATGTCACCACCGCCTTGCTCGCACTCTTCGTTGTGAAGCCGATGCGCTCGGCCATGACGGAGGCCGAGATGGCACTGAGGCCGGTCCATGGCTGA
- a CDS encoding amino acid/amide ABC transporter ATP-binding protein 1, HAAT family produces MSVRDLAVRFGGIVALDGISFDLDPGLIVGLIGPNGAGKTTLFNCLSRLYTPSAGDILFEGASILSRSAHRIAELGIGRTFQNLALFRNLSVIDNVRIGGHCRGRGDYLSDALHLPWTRRGETTLEARSRDLIAYLGLEGVTQKRVADLSFGTQKRVELARALNSSPKLLLLDEPACGLSHEEVEALGATIRQIRDDRALTILVVEHHMSLVMSISDRVVALNFGRKIAEGPPARVQHNPDVIDAYLGTGRT; encoded by the coding sequence TTGTCGGTCCGCGACCTCGCCGTCCGCTTCGGCGGCATCGTGGCTCTCGACGGCATCTCCTTCGATCTCGACCCTGGATTGATCGTCGGCCTGATCGGGCCGAATGGTGCCGGCAAGACGACGCTCTTCAATTGCCTCAGCCGCCTCTATACGCCGAGCGCGGGCGATATCCTGTTCGAGGGCGCCTCCATCTTGAGCCGATCCGCCCATCGGATCGCCGAGCTCGGCATCGGCCGCACCTTCCAGAACCTTGCGCTCTTCCGCAATCTTTCCGTGATCGACAATGTGCGCATCGGCGGCCATTGCCGCGGCCGAGGCGACTATTTGAGCGACGCTCTACATTTGCCCTGGACGCGCCGCGGCGAAACCACGCTCGAGGCACGCTCGCGCGACCTCATCGCTTATCTCGGCCTGGAAGGCGTCACACAGAAGCGGGTCGCCGATCTGTCTTTCGGCACGCAGAAGCGCGTGGAGCTGGCGCGTGCCTTGAACTCGTCACCGAAGCTTCTGCTCCTCGACGAGCCGGCTTGCGGGCTGAGCCATGAGGAAGTCGAGGCGCTCGGAGCGACGATCCGCCAGATCCGCGATGATCGCGCTTTGACCATCCTGGTCGTCGAGCACCATATGAGCCTCGTGATGTCGATCTCGGATCGCGTCGTGGCGCTCAATTTCGGACGCAAGATCGCCGAGGGCCCACCCGCTCGGGTGCAGCACAATCCCGACGTCATCGATGCGTATCTGGGCACGGGGCGCACATGA
- a CDS encoding amino acid/amide ABC transporter ATP-binding protein 2, HAAT family: MTALLEVEGLQACYGATQVLHGLSFSLAEGGVTTLLGGNGAGKTTTLRALCGMITRSGEIRMAGRSIAHLSTEDIARLGVAHVPDGRGTFTRLTVEENLQLGAISRRDRQGIAADMRGIYGYFPILERRSAQQAGTLSGGEQQMLAIGRALMLRPKLMLLDEPSFGLAPRVVRELFDIFATLNAKEGVSLLLVEQNASLALDLADDAYLLETGRIVFSGRASDIRQDEKVRRSYLGY; this comes from the coding sequence ATGACGGCGCTCCTCGAGGTGGAGGGGCTGCAGGCCTGCTACGGGGCGACGCAAGTGCTGCACGGCCTCAGCTTCAGCTTGGCGGAAGGCGGAGTGACGACCCTGTTGGGCGGCAATGGCGCCGGCAAGACAACGACGCTGCGGGCCCTGTGCGGCATGATCACGCGCAGCGGCGAGATCAGGATGGCGGGCCGCTCGATCGCCCATCTCTCGACCGAGGATATCGCGAGATTGGGTGTCGCCCATGTGCCGGACGGCCGCGGCACCTTCACGCGGCTGACCGTCGAGGAGAACCTGCAGCTCGGCGCCATCAGCCGTCGAGACCGGCAAGGGATCGCCGCCGACATGCGGGGCATCTACGGCTATTTCCCGATCCTCGAAAGGCGCAGCGCACAGCAAGCCGGCACGCTCTCGGGCGGCGAGCAGCAGATGCTCGCGATCGGTCGCGCCTTGATGCTGCGCCCGAAGCTCATGTTGCTCGACGAGCCCTCCTTCGGCCTTGCGCCGCGTGTGGTGCGCGAGCTCTTCGACATCTTCGCGACGCTCAACGCGAAGGAAGGCGTGAGCCTGCTGTTGGTCGAACAGAACGCCTCCCTCGCCCTCGACCTCGCCGATGACGCCTATCTCCTCGAGACGGGGCGCATCGTCTTTTCGGGGCGAGCCAGCGATATTCGCCAGGATGAGAAGGTCCGCCGATCCTATCTCGGTTATTGA
- a CDS encoding amino acid/amide ABC transporter membrane protein 1, HAAT family has product MELLLQQILAGLATGTIYACIALAIVMTYLAIGHLNFAQGEMAMFSTFIAWQLMQWGVPYWIAFLATIALSFLFGVLIERVVLRPIQHAPILSHVAVFIGLLAILNSLAGFIWNFTVKPFPTPFGTASLFDSGFISAHQAGMIVVTLAVLVFLYAFFRFTRIGLAMRAAAADPVSARLVGIRVGWMMALGWGMASAIGAIAGMMIAPVVFLEPNMMLGILLYGFAGAVLGGLASPLGAVCGGLIVGVVENLAGTFIPVIGGELKFTIALVVIVAVLVMKPQGLFGRPVLNRV; this is encoded by the coding sequence ATGGAGCTTCTGCTGCAGCAAATCCTCGCCGGGCTCGCGACGGGCACGATCTATGCCTGCATCGCGCTCGCGATCGTGATGACCTATCTGGCGATCGGCCATCTCAACTTCGCGCAGGGCGAGATGGCGATGTTCTCGACCTTCATCGCCTGGCAGCTGATGCAATGGGGAGTGCCCTATTGGATCGCTTTTCTCGCCACCATCGCCCTGTCCTTCCTGTTCGGCGTCCTGATCGAACGCGTGGTGCTGCGTCCCATCCAGCACGCACCCATATTGAGCCATGTCGCCGTGTTCATCGGCCTCTTGGCGATCCTCAACAGCCTCGCCGGCTTCATCTGGAACTTCACCGTCAAGCCGTTCCCGACGCCCTTCGGCACGGCATCGCTGTTCGACAGCGGTTTCATCAGCGCGCATCAAGCCGGGATGATCGTCGTCACGCTGGCCGTGCTCGTCTTCCTCTACGCCTTCTTCCGCTTCACGCGCATCGGGCTCGCCATGCGTGCGGCCGCCGCCGATCCAGTCTCGGCGCGCCTCGTCGGCATACGGGTCGGCTGGATGATGGCGCTCGGTTGGGGCATGGCCTCGGCGATCGGAGCGATCGCCGGCATGATGATCGCTCCGGTCGTCTTCCTCGAACCGAACATGATGCTCGGCATCCTCCTTTACGGCTTCGCCGGCGCCGTGCTCGGCGGCCTCGCGAGCCCGCTCGGAGCGGTTTGCGGCGGCCTGATCGTCGGTGTCGTCGAGAACCTCGCCGGCACCTTCATCCCCGTCATCGGCGGCGAGCTGAAGTTCACCATCGCGCTCGTCGTCATCGTCGCCGTGCTGGTCATGAAACCTCAGGGGCTGTTCGGCCGCCCCGTGCTGAACCGGGTGTAA